DNA from Leptospira mayottensis 200901116:
ACATTTCAAATTTCAAGTCGAGGAACTAAAATAACTTTTACAAATCATTCTAAACTTAAATATCCTTATCACTTCGGAGAATGGGCATTTGCTTCGAGAATTAGACAAAGAATTTGTAAAGAAATGAGACAATTGCAGAATTGTTTATACCGAGACGGTTCCGATTCTCCCAAACATTTTCAAATCATTCGAATTTAATTTTTCGATTCAAATTCCTCTTGCTTAATTTTATTTTTTTAGAAAGAATATTCCCGGTTTAAATCCGTGGAAACATCTAAGAATCATTCAATTCCTATTCCATTTAACGAGAAGGAAAGACTCGATGCCCTACATTCTTATCAGATCATAAATACGATTCCGGAGGAAAAATTCGATTCGCTTACACAGATAGCGGCCTATATCTGCGACTCTCCGATCGTACTCATTTCTTTGATCGACACGAATCGACTTTGGTTTAAATCAAAAATCGGAATGAATATTTCCGAAATTCCACGAGACATTTCGTTCTGCCAATACACAATTATTCAAGATGAAATTTTTGAAATCGAAAACACCTTAAAAGACGAAAGATTTCAAAACAACCCTTTCGTTTTAGGCCCGCCTTATATTCGTTCTTATGCGGGCGCACCCCTAAAAACACCTGAAGGATTTAATGTTGGAACTCTTTGTGTATTTGACACTGAACCGAAAAAACTAAATTCTAGACAGAAAATAATTCTAGAAGTGTTATCCAATCAGGTCATCGCAAACTTCGAATTGATTAAAAAGAACCGGGAACTAGTTCTGGTTCACGAAAAAAAAGAAGAACTCCAAAAATCTAAAAATCAATTTTTTGCGAATATGAGCCACGAGATCCGTACTCCGGTTCACGGAATTTTAGGAGTCACGGGTCTTTTATCGGAAACGAAACTTCAACCGGAACAAAAAGAATACGTTGACATAATTCGAAGAAGCGGCAACCTTTTGCTTAACCTCCTAAATGATATTTTAGATTTCTCTAAATTAGAATCGTCTCATATGAAAATCGAAATAATAGCCTTTGATCTTATGGATCTATTAAGGGACATGTTCTATCTTTTTGAGACGGATGCAAAACGTAAAAATTTGGAATTCAAAATGGTTGGAGATCAACCCCCCTCTTTGATCGTTTCGACGGATCCCAACCGGCTGAAACAGATTTTAGTCAACCTCATCTCAAACGCTTTCAAGTTCACCGAAAAAGGAAGCGTATCGATCGAGTTTGAATTCGACATCAAATCCGATTCGAAACAATGCGATATACGGATTCGGGTAAAGGACACCGGAATCGGGATACCAGAACAAAAGCTCAAAGAGTTATTCCAAGCCTATACGCAGATGGATACTTCCGTTTCGAGAAAATACGGAGGAACCGGACTCGGCCTTGCGATCAGCAAAGGTTTTGCAGAAATGATGAATTTAAAACTGACCGCACAAAGCGTCATAAATCGAGGAAGCGTTTTTGAAATTTCGGGCAGGATTCCTCTCGCTGAAAGATCGGAAGTAAACTTTGAACCCAAAAAACTGAACCCCGATACAAACGGAGCATCCATTCAAGACCTAAGAATCCTTGTAGCAGAGGACAATGAAACCAATCAAATGCTGATCAAAAAAGTTCTAGAAAAGTTGGGGTACAAACCGGTGATCGTTTCCAACGGGATCGAAGCACTACATCATATAGAAACAAAGGGAACCGACGTTTTTTTTCTGGATATTCAAATGCCAGAACTAAGCGGAATCGAAACTGCCAAAATTCTTACACAACATACCAATCAGTCCATCCGCCCCTATATCATTGCTATGACGGCGAATACTAGTCAAGAGGACAAGGAAGATTGTCTGGCGTCCGGCATCAATGAATACATCAGCAAACCATTTCGTAAAGAGGAAATCGCCGATCTACTGAATCATTTTATTGCCAGGAAAAATTCAAAAACATAAAGACAATTTCACTTAGATACAACTTACAGCTCGATCGGGGTCGACAACTTTTAAACTTTAACTTCCATTTTTTTATTTCATAAACGAATTTTCAGACCACTCATGATCCCAACATAGCCGATCCTATATACAATTTTGAATTTCGGTCAAAATTTTTAAGCGCCGAATTTGATTCTTTCATAAAGTCGATATAAGGTTTTTTCTTGCACCAAAAGATCATTTTGCAAAAAATCGGGTTAAATTCAGATTTAAAAGTCGTAAAACGATTCTTCGTATATTCTTTAAATATAATATTACTTAGGAAAATTAAAATGGCACAAGTTACACTCAAAGGCAATCCCGTATCGTTAGAAGGAAAAATTCCTGCTCCAGGAGATAAGGCTCCCGACTTCAAAGTGATCAAACAGGATCTCGCCGAATTCAGTCTTAAAGATTACTCGGGTAAAGTGAAAATTCTCGTAGCCGTTCCGAGTTTGGATACTTCAGTCTGTGCTCTGGAAACCAGAGTTTTCAACGAAAAAGCGGCAGGGCTTTCTGACATTGCGACTTTGATTATCTCGGGCGATTTACCCTTTGCGATGAAACGTTTTTGTTCCACGGAAGGAATCAATTCTCCGAATCTCGTAACAGGATCTCAATTTAGAGATTTCTCGTTTTCAAAAGCGTACGGAACTCATATCGCAGACGGTCCGCTCAAAGGACTCTCCGCAAGAGCGATCTTTGTCGTAGATAAATCGGATACGGTTCGTTACGTAGAACTTGTTTCCGAAATCGGGTCGGAGCCGAATTACGAAGCGGCACTTGCCGCAGCCAAGGCTGCACTGTAAAAAAATCCAATCCTTACGGCCTGTTCTTCGGAATCGAACATCATGCCGTAAGATGCATGGAAAAGTTAATCTACGCTCCATCTCTACGTAAATTAATTTTCTGATAAAATTTTCACATAGTTAGAAATGAGCTTACACTTGTTTCAAATCTCTGTTTATTTAGTCGTCCCAAAATCGTAGAAGGAATCAGTACCTAATAACAAAATGTAGCAATCCCGATACGTTTCTTTGGGAAGTTTATATATTTTTAAATCACCGCCAAATCCAGTAGGAGTTCCTACAATTCTTAGGTTTTAGGACAGATTCTTTGTATTACCGATTCCTAAATAATAGGTTGTCATGAATTTTGAGACAATCCACCGGTTTAGGCACAGACCTTGTCATATAATTCCCAGTAGAAACGAATTTTGGAAGAACAGTTCGTTCGAGAACATCAAGCACGGACTCGTAGGGAGCATTGTAGAAATTTTCCTTTATCTATGCCGATTTTCTTTTTTTGAAGTTCAAAAATGCTGGAATCCGGGAAATTCGAAGATTTTCTCCGAGTTTCTTTGAAAGAATTTAACTCCTTTCCAATCCTGCGTTGTTTGTCCGATTTTTGAAATATTAATTTTATCTAATGTACCTGGTAGTTCTTCCGAACTTAAAAAGATAAGTTCTAATTCCTCCCCGGAACTGAGAATCTCGTCCAAACTTAAATAAGCGGAAGCATCGGAAGGAATTTTTTCCAAATCGATTTTCAACCCGAGTTTCGAAGAGTAAGCCAACTTGGGAAGATCTTGTAAAAGCCCGTCGGTAAGATCCATACAACAGGAAACCGGAAAGCGTTTCGAAAGTTCTTTGGAAACGTTCAGTCTCGCTTTGGGAGTAAGATGTCTTTCCAAGGCAAGGTTTCGGAGCGGTCCCGGCACCTTCAAACTTTCGTTCAAAAGTTTGTAACCGAGCAGAGAAAGACCTACCGAACCAGTGAGATAAAGAAAATCTCCGTTTTTACCACCTGAACGTTTCCAAGGTCGGGCCGTAACACCGATTAAGGTCAAAGTCAGATTGAGAGAAGGAGAACGATAAGTATCTCCGCCACAGAGTTCGATATTGTAAAAAGACAAGGCTTCCTGTAATGCGGAAGAAAAAGGACGAATCCATTCTTCCTTGGAGCATTGGGAACTGAGACCTAAATTTAGGAACGCTTTAGTCGGCACTCCGCCGCTTGCAGCGATATCGGAAACGTTCACTTCCACGAGTTTCTTGGCTATTTCTTTCGGGCCGCTCCACTCGGTTCTAAAATGAGTTCCTTCGCAGATTGTGTCGGTTGTAAAGATCCGCCCCTCTTCGTCCAGATAACAGTCGTCAGTTTGAGCGGCTCCGGGTGGATAGAGAACACGAATGATTTCCGATTCTTTCAAATTCAAATTTTCCTTTAAAAATCTTGACTTTCTTTCTGATTTCAAATTAGTCGAAAGACTATGAAACAAATCATTCTATTCTATTGTTTGATCCTACTTCCTTTTGTCGCCGGATTTTCTCAGGACACCGGTAAAAACCAAACTTGCATATACTCATATGATCACGCGAGTACGAAGTTTAGTTGGAAAGCCTTTAAATTTACGGAAAAAACCGGGGTCAGTGGTTCTTTTGACAAAATCCAAGTGGTCGGAACGAAGACCGGAAATTCCCCCGAAAAAGCCCTCACAGGAATGAAGTTTACGATCGACCCGAATACGGTTAACTCGGGAAATAACGATCGAGACGCAAAGATTAAGTCCGCATTTTTTTATCCTTTGAAAAAGAATGGAAAAATCGAGGGGAAGGTCGTTTCCGCAGAATTAAATTCCGACAAAACCTCCGGGAAAGGAATCATTTCCCTGACTTTCAACGGGGTCACCAAAAATCTGAACGCAAGTTTCACTCTCCAAAAAGAAAATCAGCTTAGTGTGAGTTCAAATTTGGAGCTCGGAAACTTTAAAGCTCTGGCGGCAATTGACGCACTCAATCAAGTATGCAAAGATTTGCATAAAGGAAAAGACGGAGTTTCTAAACTTTGGCCGGAAGTCGAACTTACAATTTCTACTCAACTCAAGGCGGATTGCAAGTAGCAAAACGGAAAGGATTGCCTTGAATTTGCTGTTGCACTTTTTGGAATATCTTTCTATCTCGTGCATAACCTTATTTAGAAATACGTTCGGGAATATCTGGGGGAACTCCTGCATTTTATACGAACGTACCGAATGATTGTAATCAATTTTTCTTAAGGTTTCAGAATAAGCTTTCAATAATCTTTACCCCATGAATCGAAATATTAGAAAATGAAACGTAACGAAAGTAAAATCCTTAAGAGTAGTCCATGAATAAAAAAGAATATTCTAAATCTATCGAAGGACATTCGGAAAAAATCCTAAAAGAATTTAAAACCTTACCCGGAGTTGGAAAATCGATCGCGATGGATTATTGGAATTTGGGTTTTAGAAGTTTGGACGAGATTCGATCAGCTGATCCGGAAAAATTGTACATTCGTTGTTGCGAACTTCACGGTGGCTATGTGGACCGTTGTATGCTTTACGTATTCCGTTGTGTTCACTATTCCTTGAATACTAAAAAACCGAATTCGGAAAAGTTAAAATGGTGGAATTGGAAAGACACTAAAAAAATTCAGAAATCGAAACGGTAGTTAACACCGAGTTGAACATAAGTAAGAATCGTCTTGGATTCGTATAACATCGGAATCAAAATTTTCGGTCCGAAAATTTTCAGTCCAATTTGTTCCTGATTATCTTCATTATCAGATATATAACCGGTTTGGAGAGTGTTCTTTAAGGTCATATTACTCATTTCCAAGAATACACTCCAATTTCCTTTCACCTTTGTAGAAAGTTTAAGATTAATTTCGGTTCCGGTCGATTTCCACCAATAGTCCAATCCAATTTGATTGAGACGAAACGCCGCATTTGAACCATCGACTCTATATTCATAATTTTTAAAGGAAGACGGACTCGCCATATCCAAACGAAGAATTTGTCCTTGAAATACGAATCGTTTTAGGAATTTCCATTCTAACCCGATTCCGAAACTGTACCCTTTATGATGACTTGAATATTCGCGAAAGCTAATGCGACTCGGGTTGACTCCACTCGCCGTCGACGGCCCCAGACTATCCACTTCTTGACTTGTGTTTGTCCAAATTCTCTCGACACCTCCCAAAATTTGCAGATCCAGAATGGGATGTGGGTAAGGAGTAAAACCGATGCGGGAAGAAACTTTTTGAAATTTTGTATTTGCGTTTCCAAAGATTCCGTTAACCGCTTTTTCACCAGACGAATTTGAACCTCCAGTTCCAAAAGCAAGAGTTTGAAATCCGCTCACGTCGATATTATGTTTCGCTTCCGTTCCCCGTAACTCAAGCGTAAAACGATTCCAAGCGTACTGGATCCGAGTCGTAAAACCATTGTTTGGTGTTTTGTATGGATTGGTGAGAATTTCCGCCTGCCCCGAACTACTAAAAGCCAAACCTGCATATTGAATGGTTTGATAAAAAGGCCGGAGCTCAGATTGTTCGGTTCCATTTCCAACCCCGAAGGAAACTTCAAGATAATGCCTTTTTGAATCTATAAGCTCCCGTTTCCTTTCTTCGACATTTTTTTCCTTGGATTTCCGTTTTTCAGCAAGTTCCTTTTCTTTTTTCTTTTGATCTTCCTCTTTGTTTTTTCGAACCTCTTCTTTTTTAGAGATAGGCCCTGTAATTTTAGTAAAAGAAATTTTTCGAATGATCGATTTTTGGAAAATTTTTGTTGTTCCATCCGTAAACTTAAACGTAACGGTTTCCTTATCTTGGCTGATGATCTTACCTTCCACCTGCTTGCCGGATTTTAAAAGGAGAACTTCGCTCCGAAGTGAAACTGATGAAAACAGAAAAACGAAAATTGAATATGAAATAATTTTTTTCATAAGTTTGTCTATCGGAGGTACCGTATCGAGGAATGTTAACATATGGTTTGAATCCTGCAATTCGATTTAAATTTCTAAGAACGAAATTCAGTTGAAAAGAATCAGAAATTATCTTTTCCAACGGCCTGATCCATAGAAAGCGGCGACGCTTAAGTTCTCGGAGTGATCTGTAAAAGTAACATACCAAGCTACCGGAACAACTGCTTTCAAAAGTTAGAATTGTATGAGTCGTTTGAAATCATATCATATTTCTATAACACTCATAGACTTACACGAACTCTCACAATGAGAAAAACGCTTCTCGTCCTATTTTGGATAGGACGGATTTTTATCGTATCACCTAACGAAATTTCAAAACATAAAGCAAGAAGTAAAGCCGTTTTAGGAAAACTCTGAAGAGAATCCCAATGATAAAAAAGAATCTCGTAATTCGTCTGTACCCGGATTTGAAAAGATTTAAAGAAATCAATTATAATCATTTAGTAAGTTCGTAATAAAACGTAAAAGTTCCCACAGGCTACGCGCTTTCGAACAGATTTTATTGTTGTTAAATTCTTGTTGGAGTTCCTACGTTCTGAGGTTTTGGAACAGGCTTCTTAGAGATTTTTCGGTCATATCTAGAATAGGTAAAATTTGGTCCTTAAAAGAATCAAAACGTTTCCGACATAAGCTTATTCTTGAGAAAAGAGCTGAGCGTTTCCTCCTCATCGAGTTTACTTTCTAGGAGAAGAATCCTTAAATTCTTTGGGGATTTCGAAATTTTGATGAAATCCTTTTCGGTGCATACGAGATAATCGTAATTTTTTGCGATCGTATCCAGAGTGTTTTCATCTTCAATCGTATAAGAATGATGATCTCGGAATGTTCTGGTTTCCAATTCGACCGGTTGAAATTTTCGAATCATCGAAAAGAAAATTTCTGGATTTCCGATTCCAGTAAACGCATATACTTTTTTATCGCAGAATATTTTCGGAGAATCCATTTGCAAATCGGGAGATAAAAGCTTATCCGGTTCCAAAGAAAAACGAAGAATTCTTTTCGAGAATTTTTTTTGAATATTCTGCACGATCCTCTCCGCGGAAAGTTCATACTTTGAAAATACGATCCAATCCGCCCTGAGTAGGGAAGAAATCGGTTCTCTCAGACTTCCTGCAGGGATTAAAAAACGTTCCTTGCGAATCCTACTCGAATCCAATAAAACGATATCCACGTCTCTCTCTAAAGCGTGATGTTGAAATCCGTCGTCCAAAATCACGATCGGATTTTCCTCCATTTTCAATTCTTCCTTAAAACGGAAATAGGTGGAATGTCTATCTCTTCCGATCCAAACCTCAGCAAACGGAAGATGTTTTTTCAAAAGAAGAGGTTCGTCTCCAGCTTCCCTAGAAGAGGATCGTCGTGAAACTCTATGTCCATGTTTAGATCCAGTCGCACCGTAACCTCTGGACAAAAGAACGATTTTTTTTTCCGGAAATTTTTTATGAATCAGTTTTGCAAGATAAATCGCGAACGGAGTTTTTCCGGTTCCGCCCATGGAAA
Protein-coding regions in this window:
- a CDS encoding GAF domain-containing hybrid sensor histidine kinase/response regulator; translation: METSKNHSIPIPFNEKERLDALHSYQIINTIPEEKFDSLTQIAAYICDSPIVLISLIDTNRLWFKSKIGMNISEIPRDISFCQYTIIQDEIFEIENTLKDERFQNNPFVLGPPYIRSYAGAPLKTPEGFNVGTLCVFDTEPKKLNSRQKIILEVLSNQVIANFELIKKNRELVLVHEKKEELQKSKNQFFANMSHEIRTPVHGILGVTGLLSETKLQPEQKEYVDIIRRSGNLLLNLLNDILDFSKLESSHMKIEIIAFDLMDLLRDMFYLFETDAKRKNLEFKMVGDQPPSLIVSTDPNRLKQILVNLISNAFKFTEKGSVSIEFEFDIKSDSKQCDIRIRVKDTGIGIPEQKLKELFQAYTQMDTSVSRKYGGTGLGLAISKGFAEMMNLKLTAQSVINRGSVFEISGRIPLAERSEVNFEPKKLNPDTNGASIQDLRILVAEDNETNQMLIKKVLEKLGYKPVIVSNGIEALHHIETKGTDVFFLDIQMPELSGIETAKILTQHTNQSIRPYIIAMTANTSQEDKEDCLASGINEYISKPFRKEEIADLLNHFIARKNSKT
- the tpx gene encoding thiol peroxidase; this translates as MAQVTLKGNPVSLEGKIPAPGDKAPDFKVIKQDLAEFSLKDYSGKVKILVAVPSLDTSVCALETRVFNEKAAGLSDIATLIISGDLPFAMKRFCSTEGINSPNLVTGSQFRDFSFSKAYGTHIADGPLKGLSARAIFVVDKSDTVRYVELVSEIGSEPNYEAALAAAKAAL
- the thiL gene encoding thiamine-phosphate kinase, with the translated sequence MKSERKSRFLKENLNLKESEIIRVLYPPGAAQTDDCYLDEEGRIFTTDTICEGTHFRTEWSGPKEIAKKLVEVNVSDIAASGGVPTKAFLNLGLSSQCSKEEWIRPFSSALQEALSFYNIELCGGDTYRSPSLNLTLTLIGVTARPWKRSGGKNGDFLYLTGSVGLSLLGYKLLNESLKVPGPLRNLALERHLTPKARLNVSKELSKRFPVSCCMDLTDGLLQDLPKLAYSSKLGLKIDLEKIPSDASAYLSLDEILSSGEELELIFLSSEELPGTLDKINISKIGQTTQDWKGVKFFQRNSEKIFEFPGFQHF
- a CDS encoding YceI family protein; translation: MKQIILFYCLILLPFVAGFSQDTGKNQTCIYSYDHASTKFSWKAFKFTEKTGVSGSFDKIQVVGTKTGNSPEKALTGMKFTIDPNTVNSGNNDRDAKIKSAFFYPLKKNGKIEGKVVSAELNSDKTSGKGIISLTFNGVTKNLNASFTLQKENQLSVSSNLELGNFKALAAIDALNQVCKDLHKGKDGVSKLWPEVELTISTQLKADCK
- a CDS encoding helix-hairpin-helix domain-containing protein; this encodes MNKKEYSKSIEGHSEKILKEFKTLPGVGKSIAMDYWNLGFRSLDEIRSADPEKLYIRCCELHGGYVDRCMLYVFRCVHYSLNTKKPNSEKLKWWNWKDTKKIQKSKR
- a CDS encoding LA_0442/LA_0875 N-terminal domain-containing protein yields the protein MKKIISYSIFVFLFSSVSLRSEVLLLKSGKQVEGKIISQDKETVTFKFTDGTTKIFQKSIIRKISFTKITGPISKKEEVRKNKEEDQKKKEKELAEKRKSKEKNVEERKRELIDSKRHYLEVSFGVGNGTEQSELRPFYQTIQYAGLAFSSSGQAEILTNPYKTPNNGFTTRIQYAWNRFTLELRGTEAKHNIDVSGFQTLAFGTGGSNSSGEKAVNGIFGNANTKFQKVSSRIGFTPYPHPILDLQILGGVERIWTNTSQEVDSLGPSTASGVNPSRISFREYSSHHKGYSFGIGLEWKFLKRFVFQGQILRLDMASPSSFKNYEYRVDGSNAAFRLNQIGLDYWWKSTGTEINLKLSTKVKGNWSVFLEMSNMTLKNTLQTGYISDNEDNQEQIGLKIFGPKILIPMLYESKTILTYVQLGVNYRFDF
- the lpxK gene encoding tetraacyldisaccharide 4'-kinase, which produces MKSFNPLSFLHIVLFPVLYVLSFIYRVLFLFDQRLTEKKKLSGAFVISVGNISMGGTGKTPFAIYLAKLIHKKFPEKKIVLLSRGYGATGSKHGHRVSRRSSSREAGDEPLLLKKHLPFAEVWIGRDRHSTYFRFKEELKMEENPIVILDDGFQHHALERDVDIVLLDSSRIRKERFLIPAGSLREPISSLLRADWIVFSKYELSAERIVQNIQKKFSKRILRFSLEPDKLLSPDLQMDSPKIFCDKKVYAFTGIGNPEIFFSMIRKFQPVELETRTFRDHHSYTIEDENTLDTIAKNYDYLVCTEKDFIKISKSPKNLRILLLESKLDEEETLSSFLKNKLMSETF